The following DNA comes from Methanotorris formicicus Mc-S-70.
GAGGATATTATAAGCGAGTATATGAAGAGACCGAAGATAGAAGAAAAACATCGAAGGGACAAATCGATTTTAGAAATCGAAGGAAACTATCTAACGTCTGAAAAGAGCAATATTGGATTTGTTAGATTTATGGCGATAGTATCAAACTGCATAGAATATTTGATACAAATATGGACTATCGTTTTATGAAATGGTTAAAGAGTGTAGTAAAGAACTAATAAAGAGGGGAATATTGTAATCACACTGTCAGTCAATTTAAATCATCGCTAAATACCATTACGGCAATCAACTAACAATCCAAACATTTATATAGCAATAATTGTAATGATTAATAATGATGATTAATACATCCCTGAGGTGAAGAGATGATAGAAATTAGATTTCACGGTAGAGGAGGACAAGGGGCTGTTACTGCTGCACAAATTTTAGCAAAAGCCGCATTTTATGATGGAAAATATTGTCAAGCATTCCCATACTTTGGTGTTGAGAGGAGGGGAGCCCCAGTCATGGCATTTACAAGAATCGATGACAAAAAGATAAGGTTGAGATGTCAGATATATGAGCCGGATTATGTTGTAGTTCAAGATGCTACATTGTTGGATTCTGTTGATGTTACGAATGGTTTAAAAAATGGTGGAAAGGTTATAATAAACATGGTAAAGGACATTAAGTTGGGAGATTGCGATACTTATTGCATTGATGCTACAGGGATAGCATTGGATGTTTTAGGGGTTCCTATTGTAAACACCACAATGTTGGGAGCGTTTGCTGGCGTTACAGGAGAAGTTACAATTGAATCATTAAAAAAGGCAATTATGGAAACATTCTCAGCAAAGTTAGGGGAGAAAAACGCTAAAGCAGCAGAGGTTGCTTACGAAACAATACTTGAAAAATACAAAAAATAAAAAATTAAAAAAGTGGTGGTTTTATGGTTACAATTGCTGCAATTATATATGAGGCAGGAAACTCAATCAGAAATAAAACCGGTAGTTGGAGAGTATTCAGGCCAATTTTGGATGCGGATAAATGTATAAAGTGTGAAAACTGCTATATATTCTGTCCAGAAGGGGCTATACAGGAAGTTGATGGGAAATTCACCATTGATTACGACTACTGCAAGGGATGTTTAATCTGCGTAAACGAGTGTCCAGTAAATGCAATAACAAAAGTTAGGGAAGGAAAATAAAAATAAAACAGGTAAATATAATCCCAAATAATCTAAAAACTTAAAATTGGTGAGATTAAATGTGTAAGGTCAAAGTCATAACTGGAACAAGTGCTGCTGCAGAGGCTGCAAGGCTTGCTGATGTTGATGTTATTGCAGCATATCCAATAACTCCACAAACAACATGTGTTGAGAAACTTGCTGAGTTTGTTGCTAATGGGGAGTTAGATGCAGAATATATCAAAGTAGAAAGTGAACATTCGGCAATGAGTGCTTGTATAGGGGCAAGTGCAACAGGGGCAAGGACATTTACAGCAACTGCATCCCAAGGGCTTGCTTTGATGCATGAGATGTTATTCGTTGCTGCAGGGATGAGGTTGCCAATTGTCATGATGAATGCAAACAGGGCATTGTCTGCCCCAATAAACATCTGGAACGACCAACAAGACAGCATATCCCAAAGGGACACTGGATGGATACAATTTTATGTTGAGGACAACCAAGAAACACTCGATACAATATTGCAGGCGTTTAGAGTAGGAGAGCATGAGGATGTTTTGTTGCCAGTTATGGTTAACCTTGATGGATTTATCTTAACTCACACAGTAGAGCCGGTTATTATTCCTTCAGAAAAGAATGCTAAAGCATTCGTTGGGGTTTATGAATCAAAACATGCTTATTTAGACCCAGACAGGCCAGTAACACAAGGGCCTGTTGGAGTTCCAGAATGTTATATGGAAACAAGATATGCCATTGAAAAGGCTATGGAAAATGCAAAGAAAGTTATTAAAGAGATTC
Coding sequences within:
- a CDS encoding pyruvate ferredoxin oxidoreductase subunit gamma, with the translated sequence MIEIRFHGRGGQGAVTAAQILAKAAFYDGKYCQAFPYFGVERRGAPVMAFTRIDDKKIRLRCQIYEPDYVVVQDATLLDSVDVTNGLKNGGKVIINMVKDIKLGDCDTYCIDATGIALDVLGVPIVNTTMLGAFAGVTGEVTIESLKKAIMETFSAKLGEKNAKAAEVAYETILEKYKK
- the porD gene encoding pyruvate synthase subunit PorD, yielding MVTIAAIIYEAGNSIRNKTGSWRVFRPILDADKCIKCENCYIFCPEGAIQEVDGKFTIDYDYCKGCLICVNECPVNAITKVREGK
- the porA gene encoding pyruvate synthase subunit PorA encodes the protein MCKVKVITGTSAAAEAARLADVDVIAAYPITPQTTCVEKLAEFVANGELDAEYIKVESEHSAMSACIGASATGARTFTATASQGLALMHEMLFVAAGMRLPIVMMNANRALSAPINIWNDQQDSISQRDTGWIQFYVEDNQETLDTILQAFRVGEHEDVLLPVMVNLDGFILTHTVEPVIIPSEKNAKAFVGVYESKHAYLDPDRPVTQGPVGVPECYMETRYAIEKAMENAKKVIKEIHDEFAEKFKRSYGNGLIETYNMENADTVLVAMGSVCGTIKEVIDKLKEKGKEVGLLRIRCYRPFPVEDIAKALKDAENIAVLDKNISLGMNKGALYLDLASTFRDKKVVNYIVGLGGRDIRIDDIKKIISHVEVAKDGETAWIGLNE